One segment of Aquimarina sp. BL5 DNA contains the following:
- a CDS encoding pirin family protein, whose protein sequence is MSNQGLIIEERSRDIGDFLVGRLIPFRKKRMVGPFIFIDHMGPTMIKKGKYMDVGQHPHIGLSTLTYLLDGEIMHQDSIGTNQRISPGSVNWMVAGKGVTHTERTPRDMRDGSEFLAHGYQIWVALPKHLEDMEPEFHHLDKSDLPTWADGTTEFKLIAGKGYGKESPLPVHSELFMVEVKSTERYELQIKGELQGEIGICIVDGEIQACETTITKGNMLVSKIEDSCSVILEPNTHLLLFGGQPFPEERHIYWNFVASSKERLEEAKNKWKNKQFPKVPNDDSYVVMPE, encoded by the coding sequence TTAGAAAGAAAAGAATGGTTGGTCCTTTTATTTTTATAGATCATATGGGACCTACCATGATCAAAAAAGGAAAGTATATGGATGTTGGTCAGCATCCTCATATTGGGTTATCCACATTAACCTATTTATTAGATGGCGAAATTATGCATCAGGATAGTATCGGTACCAACCAACGAATTTCTCCAGGTTCTGTAAACTGGATGGTTGCCGGAAAAGGCGTTACTCATACAGAACGTACTCCACGAGATATGAGAGATGGCTCAGAATTTTTAGCACACGGATATCAGATTTGGGTGGCTTTGCCAAAACATCTGGAAGATATGGAACCAGAGTTTCATCATTTAGATAAAAGTGATTTACCTACTTGGGCAGATGGAACTACAGAATTTAAACTCATCGCAGGAAAAGGATACGGAAAAGAGTCGCCTTTACCGGTGCATTCTGAGCTGTTTATGGTAGAAGTAAAAAGTACAGAACGTTATGAATTACAAATCAAAGGAGAGTTACAAGGAGAAATAGGTATCTGCATAGTTGATGGTGAAATACAAGCATGTGAAACTACGATTACAAAAGGAAATATGCTGGTTTCTAAAATAGAGGATAGCTGTTCTGTTATTTTAGAACCCAACACACATCTTTTATTATTTGGTGGGCAACCATTTCCTGAAGAACGACATATCTACTGGAACTTTGTAGCATCAAGTAAAGAGAGACTGGAAGAAGCTAAAAATAAATGGAAAAACAAACAATTCCCTAAGGTTCCGAATGATGATAGTTACGTAGTAATGCCAGAATAG